From Acidobacteriota bacterium, one genomic window encodes:
- the hemG gene encoding protoporphyrinogen oxidase, producing MRRVAIIGGGVAGVTAACELARLTCHDHKNIDVTLYEATSRLGGIVETVREGGFVIEGGPDGWVSEKPWARELAVELGMADELIHSNDEGRKTYVLIDGVLKAMPDGMRMMVPGNLAALDASELFSAEAKQAYRNEMARADALKAAAPTHDESVAEFVKRHFGEEVLTKIGAPLLSGVFGGDVTRLSVRAVMAPFVAMEREHGSLIAALHLKESSQKQAAIFTTLRNGLGTLIDRMVATIPQGWVQLGARVAQLERDQDSWWVSASSGHGPEERERFDAVLLATPAHIAAQLLTPVDARAAELMQMEASSAVVAGFGFDQAAHIKLPPGFGFLVPPDSNANSLLMACTFMDQKFPGRVPAGGRLLRAFFGGRAAERLMCCGNDEVAAVARMELAHILGPLPEPRVTVVRRLPLSLPQYGVGHLERMADLSARIDKLGDLWLLGNGYRGVGLPDLIRDARAAAQQQLAHTIQ from the coding sequence GTGAGACGAGTAGCGATCATAGGCGGAGGCGTGGCTGGAGTTACGGCTGCCTGTGAGCTCGCTCGACTTACGTGTCATGACCACAAAAATATTGACGTAACGCTCTATGAAGCCACCTCACGGCTTGGCGGCATCGTGGAGACTGTACGCGAAGGCGGGTTTGTCATTGAAGGCGGCCCGGATGGCTGGGTCAGCGAGAAGCCGTGGGCACGCGAGTTGGCCGTAGAGCTGGGAATGGCCGACGAGCTTATCCACTCGAACGATGAAGGGCGAAAGACCTATGTCCTGATCGACGGTGTCCTCAAGGCTATGCCGGATGGGATGCGCATGATGGTTCCCGGCAACCTGGCGGCACTCGATGCCTCTGAATTGTTCAGCGCCGAGGCAAAGCAGGCATATCGCAATGAGATGGCAAGGGCAGACGCGCTGAAAGCTGCTGCCCCTACGCATGACGAGAGCGTAGCCGAGTTCGTGAAGCGCCACTTCGGTGAAGAGGTACTGACGAAGATCGGCGCGCCGCTGTTGAGTGGCGTGTTCGGTGGCGATGTCACCAGGCTGAGTGTCCGCGCGGTGATGGCGCCGTTTGTCGCGATGGAACGGGAGCATGGCAGCTTGATCGCGGCGTTGCACCTAAAAGAATCATCTCAGAAACAAGCTGCGATCTTTACTACGCTCCGAAATGGGCTGGGAACGTTGATCGACAGAATGGTGGCCACGATTCCGCAGGGGTGGGTTCAGCTTGGCGCAAGAGTGGCTCAGCTTGAACGCGATCAGGATAGTTGGTGGGTGAGCGCATCGTCGGGCCATGGACCGGAGGAGCGCGAACGCTTCGATGCGGTCCTGCTGGCAACGCCGGCCCATATTGCAGCGCAACTGCTGACGCCAGTCGATGCGCGCGCAGCGGAGCTTATGCAGATGGAGGCCAGCTCAGCCGTTGTTGCGGGCTTTGGCTTCGATCAAGCTGCCCACATCAAGCTTCCTCCTGGTTTCGGCTTTCTCGTGCCACCGGATTCCAACGCGAACAGTCTTCTGATGGCGTGCACATTCATGGATCAGAAGTTTCCTGGCCGTGTTCCCGCAGGCGGAAGATTGCTGCGAGCCTTCTTTGGCGGAAGAGCTGCCGAACGCTTGATGTGCTGCGGAAACGATGAAGTTGCTGCCGTTGCGAGAATGGAGCTTGCGCATATCCTCGGTCCGCTGCCTGAGCCGCGTGTCACTGTCGTGCGACGGCTGCCGCTATCGCTTCCGCAATATGGCGTAGGCCATCTGGAACGCATGGCGGACCTCAGTGCACGAATCGACAAGCTGGGAGATCTGTGGCTTCTGGGCAACGGATATCGCGGTGTTGGGCTGCCCGACCTGATCCGGGATGCTCGCGCAGCCGCACAACAACAACTAGCGCACACAATTCAGTAG
- a CDS encoding porin family protein, whose protein sequence is MHLRQTVLLIALLALPWALHGQAMPASYGTDDVQRFEVGGNYNFFRANAPPGQCGCFNMNGGSGTFLMNITPAWSVLADIAVAHASHVNNTSQNIMIINYLFGPRYTYRNHTRWIPYGEVMLGGAKEDVNFRFDINRQSFGVMGGGGVSTKIKPKWGINIIEVDYVYTRIPNATNNTQNNLRIATGVTYHFGG, encoded by the coding sequence ATGCATCTTCGTCAAACCGTTTTGCTGATCGCTTTGCTCGCGCTACCGTGGGCCCTCCATGGCCAGGCGATGCCTGCCAGTTATGGCACCGACGACGTCCAGAGATTTGAGGTCGGAGGGAACTACAACTTCTTCCGCGCCAACGCGCCTCCGGGGCAATGCGGCTGCTTCAACATGAACGGCGGCAGCGGGACCTTCCTGATGAACATCACGCCAGCCTGGAGCGTGCTCGCCGATATCGCTGTCGCCCATGCCAGCCACGTCAACAACACCAGCCAGAACATCATGATCATCAACTATCTGTTTGGGCCACGGTATACCTACCGCAACCATACGCGGTGGATCCCTTACGGTGAGGTGATGCTTGGTGGTGCAAAAGAGGACGTCAACTTTCGGTTCGACATCAATCGCCAATCGTTCGGAGTGATGGGGGGAGGCGGTGTCAGTACGAAGATCAAGCCAAAGTGGGGCATCAACATCATCGAGGTCGACTACGTCTACACGCGGATACCGAACGCGACAAATAACACGCAGAACAATCTCCGCATTGCAACCGGAGTGACGTACCACTTCGGAGGATAG